The Musa acuminata AAA Group cultivar baxijiao chromosome BXJ1-8, Cavendish_Baxijiao_AAA, whole genome shotgun sequence genomic sequence CATCAAAGAAAGCTGGAGTTAAATGTAACAAGGAAAAGAATGAATTTACTTCTACAATCTTGTTATTACCTATGCTTCTCTTCAGGTTTTGTCAAAAACAATCTTGTTATTACCTAATCAAGGCTCATCTGTCAGCTCACAAAGTTTACTTCTACAAAGGTTCCCTGACAACAACTAATAGAATTTGACCTCAAGCTACAACCAGCCAGCAAGAGTAAGCAAAGCATGAAAACACTATGGATTAATTTCCTTAACATGTAACCTTATTCAAAAGACCAGATTGATTCAGCTCATTGAGCTTAATCAAATGGAAGAAAGGTTTCCGGATTTCTCAATAAGAAACTTCCTAGTAAATTCAACTGCTCATCTCTGATGAAACAGGTTATGGTTGTATCGGTGATGAAAATGTGCTTCGTGACTTCATCGCCTAATGCTATCATGCTGTTAAAACATGATGGCAAAATACTGCCAGATTTCTGCATTTTGTTGGAACAAATTTCAATGACCAAGTTCCCTTCAATAGGTTTAATTCTTTGAGGATGCCAACATGTAAATGCCGGTTTCCTGCTTGAGCCCTCTTCACACTCCAGAGGACACCAGAATGGATTCAATAAGACTTCTTGTGAAGTAAACAGCAAGCTCATTCACATCATTTTAAATTGAAAGCCTTCCAAGAGTCAGTGCCGACAACATCAGCATAACAAACAAATTCCAAGTCTCATAATTTCTGGAGGGAACATTAAGGACAAGAAACCACTTTTCCAGGAAAGGAAAATTTTAGAGCGATGCTAAGTTTACAAGTGAATTTGTAGAAAGCTCGGTGGTCCTTAGAGTGATCTAACTGAGCTAGAATGTCACCTccacatataaaatataaaatctacCATTTCATTTTACTACAATTAGCTTAGTTGTATGCATCCTAACTTCCAATatgatacatgatgataaggattGTGTTACTTTGAATCTCCTCAATCACATACCTGCAGATCAGACATCTCTGGTGACTGTGTCACCGGCCTCTTTCATCTTGACCTCCTTGAGCATCTTTACAACCTCGAGCATGCTGGGCCTCTTCCATGGCTCATCAGCTGTGCATGCCCGGGCAACCGCAAGCACCTGCATCATCTGCTCCCTCCAAAGGCCACCAGTTGACAAGCATGGATCAAGCACCTCAGCCTCCTTTCCCTGCCCTGCCATCCACCTTACCCAACCAACCAAATTTCCACCACCTTCCATTTCCTCTTCTCCCGTCGGAGGCCTTCCTGTCAGCAACTCCAACATCACCACCCCAAAGCTGTAAACATCTCCTTTCACGGTGGCTTTCATTGTGAATCCATACTCCGGTGGGATATACCCCAATGTCCCTGCTAGATCAGTGCTGACATGCGTCTCGCATGCGCTGATTATACGTGCAAGACCAAAATCTGAGACTCTTGGCTCAAAGTCTCTGTCTAGCAGAATGTTACTGGATTTCATGTCTCGGTGTATGATGTGAGGCACAAAACCATGGTGCAGGAAGGCAAGGCCACGGGCAGATCCTAGACAAATCTTAAATCTTACAGGCCACCTGAGCACATCAACAGCATCAGCTCGGTTCCTCAGCCATATCTCGAGGCTCCCGTTTTCCATGTACTCGTATATCAGGAACCGTTCATCACCAAAGACACAGTACCCGAGCAGTGGAACAAGGTTCTGGTGCTTCACTTTCCCAATTGTTTCCATCTCAGCCAGGAACTCCCGGTCACCCTGGAACTGGCCTCCACCATAAAGCCTCTTGATTGCAACCATGCATTCCTCAGGCAGAACTGCTTTGTAGACAGTGCCAAAACCACCATCACCTACAATGCGAGCCTTGCTAAAATTCTCAGTAGCTCTCAAGATATCGCTTAGAGTTAGCCGCAGCAGAGCATGTTCAAATGTGGCTACATTGATGCTTAATGGTTCCTTCAACTTCTTTCCCAGTAGCTCATCACTGGAGGCTGGCTCAATGATTGCTGAGTTGGCCTTGTCAGCAGAGACATGGTCCAAAGACTTCTGCCTCATTGCCCTCCACCTAAGAAAAACAAATAGCAGAGCTACCAATCCTATAGCTGCACCAAGAGTAATACCCCAGACTGAGCTTTCAGTTAGTGTTGGAGATGGTGGATAAGGTACAACGGGAGAGGAAAGGATGTGGTGTGACAGACATGAATTCACTAAAGCACAATCCTCTGAGTACCTGTCTAACTTGTTACCAGAAAAGTTGACAAAAGAAAGTCCAGTGATACCACAAATGCCACAAGGGATATCACCAAGAAAATCATTATCAGACAGGTCAAGATAAGTCAGATAATCAAGTTTGGAAAGTGACGATGGCAAACTTCCAATGAGACTGTTGTTATGGAGATCAAGGACTGCAAGGGAGGTCAGATTTGACACTGACTCCAATATTGCACCATTTAAATTGTTGTTGCTGGCATTGAATATCAGAAGGGAGCTTGTTCCCCTAGCAATGCTGCCAGTAAATGGGATTGGTCCAGAAAGTGAATTCTGGCTTATATCGATATCTGTTAATGTCTTGATATCAAATATAGACTTTGGAATGGAACCAGTCAGCCTGTTGGATGACAAATTGAGCTTCACTAAGCTTGGGAGCATCAAACTCAAGTCACTCGGAATGAGACCATCAAATTGATTGTTTGACAAGAGAAGACCTTGGAGGTTCTGCAAGGGAGAAAGCTGAGCAAAAATCGGACTAAGAATTGGACCACTAAGAGAATTGAATGACAGATCAATGAAGGTCAGGTTCGTTAGGTCTGCCAGCTCAAGAGGGATGCTTCCATTGAGCATGTTGCCTTGCAACCTTAGTTCCTTTAACACGGAACAATTCTTAATGGCTGAAGGAATCTGACCTGTTAAACTATTGTAAGAAAGATCGAGCATACCATAATGCTGTGTGAACTCTGAATCAGGGAAAGCAACCTGCTGAAACCCAGCACAGATCTCACAGGGAATATGACCAGAAAGTTGGTTGTTAGACAAGACCAAATTGTCAAGCAACTTCAGCTGAGATATGGCTCCTGGAATTGAACCGGTCAGATTGTTCGAGCTCAAATCCAGTGCCACCATGTTTGTGCAGTTGAAAAGCTCTGGTGGTATCTCTCCAGATAATTTATTTCCATGAAGAGACAAATTGGTGAGGTTGCACAAATAGCCgattgattttggtatagttcctTCAATGAAATTATTGTCCAGTTGTAACCTCTCCAAAATGTCACTAATGCTGCTTGGAATGTGACCATTAAGCTGATTGTTGCTCAAAGATAATTCCAGAATGGTCGGAGATCTCCACAGCTGATTAGGAACCATTCCAGAGAAGTTATTCTGTGATAATTCCAGTGTCACAAGGGGAAGCTCACCCAAATAGCCTGGTATTTCACCATACAAGTTATTCCCCACTAGGACCAAATCAGTGAGATTAGAACATTCTTTGAAAGTTTTCTCAATGCTGCCAGTCAGTTTATTCTCCGATAAAGAGAGAGACGACAAAGACTTGGCATCACATATCTTTGGAGGAATCTCTCCTGAGAGTTGGTTGGCATCAGCAGAGAATGAAGTCAAAAATGGCAGATTCAGTGGAGGCAAAGATCCATTAAAAAGGTTCTTGCCCAATCTTATGGAATTCACCATCTTCCAATTTGAAATCCAGGTGGGAATGGGACCTTCCAGATGATTTCCTTCTACAATAAATGTAGTAACAGCATCTAGTCCAGCAAGGCTCCCAGGCAGAGGACCTGAAAAGAAATTGAATGACAAATCTAGGATCTTTAGATTTTTGCAGTTTCCTAACTGTGCTGGTATAGACCCACTTAACCCAGCATCAGCAGCAACCAGGTACATAAGGTTCACCAAATTTCCAATAGCTTGCGGTAgttccctttcaaaattgttctcTGAAATATCTAAATTTGTCAAGTTTCTCAGGTTAGAGATTTCCTCAGGAACAATTCCTGTTAACTTGCAACTGTGGACAGAGAAAACTTTGAGCATCTTCATGTTGCCAATCTCTAATGGAAGACTCCCAGTGAAGCCATTCAGGCCCAGCCAAAGTGATTCCAAACTTGTCAATTTTCCAATAGTACTTGGCAGAGCTCCTGTGAAGCTGTTGGAAGAAAGGTCGATGGTTATAATATTTCCAAGTGAACCAATGCCAGGAAATATGGACCCAGACAGCTCATTTCGGCTAACGTCCAAGTGCAAGAGTCTCCTGAGGTTTTCCATGTTGTTAGGTAGTGGCCCAGAGAAAGAATTCACACTCAAATCCAGATACTCCAGATTCTGTAAGTTCCCTATATCAGGTGGAATACTACCTGAGAAAGAATTCCCTGAGATAGAAAGCTTTGTGAGACCTTTAAGATGCCCAACTATAATGCTCAAGCCTCCAGAGAAGGAATTGGTGTCAAGCACAAGTTCCCTGAGCATTTGCAGGTTTGCAAGTGAAGAAGGAAGGACTCCAGATAGATGATTCTTGCTTAAGTCCAGGGACTGTAGATTTTGCAGATCTCCAAATGTTTCTGGAATATGACCAGACAGGTCACAACTGCTAAAGTTCAGTAATCTGAGATGTCTGAACTCCCCAAGACAGCTCGGGATTCGTACGTTAAGGGGCGTGTAAGATAAGTCTATAGCCTGGACTGTTGGACCAGCACAAGTTATGCCTGACCAGTTGCATGGAGTTTCCACATTGAACCAGCTAGATAGGAATATTCTTCTTTCAGCAAGTGAATCTCTGAGAGTGAACAACTTCTCGATATCACCAGTGTAAGTTGCATCCGAGATGGGCATACAGAGAATGAggatgatgaagaatgagaaggcaCGAAGCATCTGAGGTTTCTTTCCTCTTGTTGACATCCTACGCAGATAACTTGCTAATTCCAAATCGATAAAGTCTGATGTATAGAGGACTTCAGCCTCTAGATTTAGGAGGCGCTATCTGGATAACTAAAGCAAAATACATTCAATATGTTGTGCACAATACATTCCTTCCCTTCCTAGCTAGCTGTTTAGATCATAATTTGTGGAGGAAAGCAAATATGCAAAAAATTCAAGAAGAAATCCATAAGAACAAAGAACTACCAAACTACTGCAACTAGTTACATCGTAAAACCACTATGTTTTTCTATCATCTTAACTGAAATAATTAACTCTTGTAGCATGCAATGTGAGCAAACAGGAAAACTATGAAACATAGTTTGAGGAAGGGTAATATATAGTCTAGTACACAAGATAACGTGTGAGCAAAGGTAAATCAATGAAACACATATATCCATCTGCAAGAATCTACTGGATGGCTAACAAGAACTCACTTTTTAGTTTGTTGACTCAGCCATTCATCCGTAAAGAGATTTATTTAGAAATCCCACTAATGAAATAATGCAATTTTGTTGTCTTCCTCAATAAAATGTTTGAAGTAAGACAAATATACAGCTTAGAGGTTAATTCATGTTTTCAGAAGAAAGCAAATATCAAAACTTCGACTAGGAAAATCAAATACATAAGAAAGAAAGATATGCAGTAACgacaacaggaaaaaaaaaaccaaacatGAGAAGACGACAACattaccatttaattttgagcttgGACATACAAATTCATCAACAGCCCCGTTGAACAAGCCTCATTCCTGAGAGGAAAAAGGCAACAAAAGAGTATTGAGTACCATGTACGAATTGAACACCTGCAATCACCATCATCTAGCTTCAACAGTGCGCAATGGATACGTAGGAATCCACTACCATGACTACATACAAAACTAACATAAAGATGGCATGGTAGAGACCACCAGTTAAGCGAACACAACCAGAACTCACAGAGAAGAATGTGATCTTCTTTGCTTTCCACCTCAAGTTTTACATTCCTCACGGAGACTCTGCCTCAAAATCCGGAAGCAGAAGGAAAAGGAAGCTTATGTGAACAGTGGCAAGCAACGGAGGTAAtccaaaatatcaaataaaatgaAAGGGCCCACGAGAGGAAGATGGTGGCTGGCGGTAGGCTTTGGCGACTGCTTTACACAATGAAGTGAAACTGAACCAGCCAGCATTAAGTCACCTCTTCCCTCACAACACCACAACCAAGCATTAAAAGACCCTTTTTTATTGAAAGCAGAAGAGGCGAAAACAGCAGCTATAGTAGAACCTACCACTCCACTGTAGCAGCAGAACAAAAGGCCACACCACACAAGTCTCCCTCGGAGCCAGCTGGAGGAGATGGCCAGGAGAAGCTCCCCTGAACCGCATTAAAAGCCGGCTTTAAATGGCAGCTAATAAAAGGAACACCTCCTAAGCCCGGACAAAGAGAGAGatgaaagagaggaagagaaaggagtcTCTCACTACACTACTCTGAGAGCTCTCGAGGTAGATGAGAACCGGAGTGGGGGAGGTGTGCTTCTCGACCAGTCCATGCTGCAGGAAAACATCGGAATCCCAGCACAAGCCTCATGATGGCACCCACCGAACACTAACCGGAGTGGTGTTGTGGTTCTCGGAAGGCTCGGGATTGGGAAGACGCGATGGGGGCGAGAAAGGTGCCATCTTTATGCAATTTTATGCGCAGAAACGACGAGAAAAGCGATTTCTTTCTGTGACAAGAGAACAAGAATCGGATAAAATAATGACACGATTGGGATAAAATAATGACACGATTCGCAGCAGTGGGACGCTCTCATGGTTCTTTATCGGCGCACTACGAGATTAAGATAAAGGCGAAGAATCTATGTTGCACTCTCCTCTAATCAGGTGATGCGCAAGTATAAAATAGGGGGGAAATGATCGAGAATCCGCCCATTAGGGTTTTTTTATTCGGGTTTTGATCGATTTGGGAGTGTACAAAGAAAAAgtgccttttctctctctctctctctctctctctctcgcgcgtCAAGAGGAAGAGATTTGTGGGATGAGGAGAGAAATGCTTGGATGTTGAAGACGAGAGAAACTCTTGCCAACGTAGGAACAAACTCGTTCCGCAGCAGAGAACAAAAGAGGCAATCTTTTTCGTAAAGAAGAAGAACAGGAAACGTCTCATCGGAGGTATAAACCAATATGAAACCGATCCAGCAGACACAAACCCCGCAAAACAACGGATCGGATCGAGCCGCCATTGATGAACAGCGGCGCGCAGAGCGAGATCCACTCACCGAGCAGCTCCGCCTCCCGGTCATGGAGATCGAGACGTGGGGCCCTCCGGAGCCGGCGTCGCTGCTGCCGGGTCCCACTCGTCCGTCCCCACCGTCTGAAATCTCCGCGCCTACGTAGAGCGAGAGAGGAAAGGCGAGGAATGTGGCGGTTCGTTTGCTTGCCTGCTTCTTCTTGTCTCTCTGCGTACGGTAAACTTGTGGTGTTTCTTCTCGGGCACGGGAAGCGTGAAGGGGAAGGGTTGGAGGGAGAAGGATTCCCTCAGCTGCAGGCCAAAAGAGTTGGTAAGCGAGACGGTTATCGTTTGCCacagcgacgacgacgacgacgacgactcctGCTGAGCTCTGGAAACAGTACGGTTGCCGATGCAGCGCAGGTAAAAAGTGTGTCGAGCTGAAAGGTAGTTTGTGTGTGTGACAGATCTCCTCACGAAGGCTACGGCGAGCGAATTAACTCGTTTAATGTGGGCTAATCATGGCTCCATTAATTAACCATGCCTACGTGCCATGCTTTAATTTATAGGCAAGGAAGATTGTGGGAAGAACAGGTGAGAGTGGATTTGGTTTTCTGAGAGCATCAAAAGTAGTATATTAATTTTGGTGAAATAAGAAGGTCATTAAAATTGCATAGACATGTtggaaaatatttataaataggtATAATTAGCGGTGCcatgaaaaattaaattaaattacgaAATTTTTAATTCCCAGAAAAACCTTTGAACCTTTTTGTATTTGTATCTCATATTTTTATCTACCCCAAAATAACCCTTATGAGATGAGCCAAAAAATTGATCCATTGGCTTAGATCGATTTATAAGTTGATTAAACTTCGTAGTATTTTTGAATAAGGCTATAgtatttttgatattttcatgaaaatattattaatatggtATATTTCAGCACTATCCATGTGGCAGCAGACAGCGACCACGATAGTGCTAACAAAGGAGCTCTAAGTTGACACGATGCGACACCTCGAATCCGAACGGGACGACCACATGCCCTCGCGTTGTTTAGCGTCAAACACCGCATAGCCGTTCTAGAAAGCTTTGAACGATGCTGCATAGCTCAGGTATGTACAAGTCGGTCGATTCTCGTCCACAAGGTATAAGTTAATCGCTCGAGGAGTAGACAATCATTAACGGACCATGTACGATCGACCCCCCTTCGCAAGTATAAAAGCTGACCTCCTGACCAACGCTAGGGGGAGGACTTGAGCATTCAACTCCCTCTTACTTTGCTCAACACTAACTTAAACTTCGGATAGGTCGGGTCAAGAAATCTCCCTCCCGacctcgacctgtgtgcaggagctcGAGGACGAAGGAGCAAGCAACTCGCCAAGGGAAAAGACCGCTCTCGGGAAACGAGACTTGAACTCAACCCGACCCTACACTCACTTCCACCAACCCGACCCTACATCTGGGTTGGGATTGGACCGAGTCGTGCTGACACCTCGACCACAACGTAAAGATTTCCTAACAACTAAAAACCTATATACAGGGAACATAAATCGGAAATAAAATATATACTAACTTATCATTCATtcccataaaataaaatatatactaATTAAATACATTACAATTTGTTAGAGATATATTTTTctacaacaataataacaatttGCTTGTGGTtgccaaaattatttttctcgtaATGTTAAATAATTATCACAAATATATCTAATTTAGAGGTGTCCAAAGCCAACTGAATTAGTCTTAATTAGGGCAATAAGATCCTAGGTTTGCATTGCTCCTCATTTCCCTCTCTATCTAGTTCACTTCCCCGGCCATGATCTTTCCCCTCCCAAGTCCCTCTCTATCTAGTTTGGAAGGGGGACATCATTCGTTTTTCATGAGAAACTAGGGTTTAAGGCTTACCAAGTCAAAGAAGTGATTCATCTAAGATAGATAGAAATATTATTTCAGATTTACTTTTGTACATATTCTGATCTCTTAAGAAAAAGGAACAAATATCATATTACTGCAGGAAACTTGTTATAAACAGTCCAATGGAAGATTAGTTATGGTTTATTTGTAACTAAAAGAGAAATTTAAGTATATAAATTGATCTATTTGTGATTAAAAGAGAAATCAAGTATATAAATTGATCTCTTTGCAACTAGAGAGAATTCAAGTATATGAATTGTCTATTTGTAACTGAAAGAGAAATTAAAAGAATATAAATTGAtcaaagtgttttttttttcttttctctgtcTCTCTTTCTTTGTACTTttgtatataatataataaatctaaaaatattattttacttatatatatatattatttattttatctctctctctctctctctctctctctctctctctctctttgtcctTCTTTATCCAGATTTGGATGTACATTCTTTAGGATGGAGTTGGGTTTTAGTGTCTAGGGTTTAACGTGAAGGGTTTAAGCTTAGCATCAATGGGTTCTCTCCTCTTGGAAAGATAACCTCAGCacccctatctctctctctctctcactgtggTCAGTACGTTGTCTCTTAGGCACGTACACCTGCGGTGATCATACCCCTTCTCATGCACGCCTCGGTAAAACCATCCCGCGTTTCCCAGTCCCATCGTGCTCCTTCTACTGACCGCCGGTCGATTCACGTCGTCCGCCCGATCATCTTCTCCACCGCACGTATACGTACGTACGTACGTACGCGATAAGACCAAAGCTCCCATCACCGTTCCATGCACGCATCTCGAAGCGACGCAGGTTGGTTGATTTGACACAATTCCTTTTCTAGGTGTTTTGTGCAGGCAGCACCTCCTCCCACTGCACTGGTCACTGTTCAACTGCTTCCCTCACCTCTCAGGCGGGCACAGCTTTTTGCAGGAGGTTtttagaaacagagagagagagagagagagagaagaatgaaAGGTTGTGATAAGTTCCACAAGGCAAGTCGTCGTTGTCGTTCTCGCATCTCCATGATTAGTATATCGTTGTTGTTTAGTTGAAAGATCGTGTATCGAAATCATCAGACGAGACCGATCAATTTGATAAAGAAAAATTAGGAAACAAATACAGAACTAATCTCATAAAAAAACGTATAGTGAtgaagatttataatatttttgacatctctatcaaaatattataagtttattTAAAACTATTGTAATCAATACAggcaaacataattttttttatttgtttatgtaTAAGAACAATTAAAtaggaagatttttatttttttctgaatAAGCTTATATTATATTTGACATATACATCAAAATACTATAaatctattaaaaatattaaagaatTAAAACGATTCATTATAACAAAATACTATATGATAAGATCATTTTATCTCTGGTTGAGGAGTATGAAACCAAAGGCCCATAAGTTCGTCATGCATTTTTTATCCTCaaaaatactttttaaaattcATATGCTCTGAAAAGATAATATCTAAAATAGATAATTCCTCGTGAGTTGACATATCGTACGCGGATCAAATGATCCCTTATCACTATATGcctaaaaaaaattttattgtATAGGTCAAAGTCtcgaaagaaacaaaaaagagagGAGGTGACGAAGAAAAgaagacataaaaaataaaaaatattactatTTTGTATTATTTAATTGATTGATTCATCGATCTCATTGGCTATCCATCACAATACTCTTGCAATAATGGTCTCATAGGCTATCTTGTACATGTTACATAATGAGTTGCAATTTCCGAGGAATGGCGTTAGTTCCTTCTCAAACATGGCTAAGACCGATAACATGTAGATGTAATCCTTTTTGGTTGCACTGAGCCGTCATTGCAAGAGGGCTCGTCCTTTTATGCTACCTGATTTTTAGTAAAAAGAGAATAAATATTTGATGCTATAACAATATGTTAAAGTacgaaataataatgataaataatagtcaTCAGTGGCAAGAATCAATGTGAAATCATCATTCGAAACTTTGTTCGCATGATAAATAATAGTTGCATTGGCTCTTTTACTA encodes the following:
- the LOC135582404 gene encoding leucine-rich repeat receptor protein kinase MSP1-like, translating into MSTRGKKPQMLRAFSFFIILILCMPISDATYTGDIEKLFTLRDSLAERRIFLSSWFNVETPCNWSGITCAGPTVQAIDLSYTPLNVRIPSCLGEFRHLRLLNFSSCDLSGHIPETFGDLQNLQSLDLSKNHLSGVLPSSLANLQMLRELVLDTNSFSGGLSIIVGHLKGLTKLSISGNSFSGSIPPDIGNLQNLEYLDLSVNSFSGPLPNNMENLRRLLHLDVSRNELSGSIFPGIGSLGNIITIDLSSNSFTGALPSTIGKLTSLESLWLGLNGFTGSLPLEIGNMKMLKVFSVHSCKLTGIVPEEISNLRNLTNLDISENNFERELPQAIGNLVNLMYLVAADAGLSGSIPAQLGNCKNLKILDLSFNFFSGPLPGSLAGLDAVTTFIVEGNHLEGPIPTWISNWKMVNSIRLGKNLFNGSLPPLNLPFLTSFSADANQLSGEIPPKICDAKSLSSLSLSENKLTGSIEKTFKECSNLTDLVLVGNNLYGEIPGYLGELPLVTLELSQNNFSGMVPNQLWRSPTILELSLSNNQLNGHIPSSISDILERLQLDNNFIEGTIPKSIGYLCNLTNLSLHGNKLSGEIPPELFNCTNMVALDLSSNNLTGSIPGAISQLKLLDNLVLSNNQLSGHIPCEICAGFQQVAFPDSEFTQHYGMLDLSYNSLTGQIPSAIKNCSVLKELRLQGNMLNGSIPLELADLTNLTFIDLSFNSLSGPILSPIFAQLSPLQNLQGLLLSNNQFDGLIPSDLSLMLPSLVKLNLSSNRLTGSIPKSIFDIKTLTDIDISQNSLSGPIPFTGSIARGTSSLLIFNASNNNLNGAILESVSNLTSLAVLDLHNNSLIGSLPSSLSKLDYLTYLDLSDNDFLGDIPCGICGITGLSFVNFSGNKLDRYSEDCALVNSCLSHHILSSPVVPYPPSPTLTESSVWGITLGAAIGLVALLFVFLRWRAMRQKSLDHVSADKANSAIIEPASSDELLGKKLKEPLSINVATFEHALLRLTLSDILRATENFSKARIVGDGGFGTVYKAVLPEECMVAIKRLYGGGQFQGDREFLAEMETIGKVKHQNLVPLLGYCVFGDERFLIYEYMENGSLEIWLRNRADAVDVLRWPVRFKICLGSARGLAFLHHGFVPHIIHRDMKSSNILLDRDFEPRVSDFGLARIISACETHVSTDLAGTLGYIPPEYGFTMKATVKGDVYSFGVVMLELLTGRPPTGEEEMEGGGNLVGWVRWMAGQGKEAEVLDPCLSTGGLWREQMMQVLAVARACTADEPWKRPSMLEVVKMLKEVKMKEAGDTVTRDV